DNA sequence from the Callithrix jacchus isolate 240 chromosome 13, calJac240_pri, whole genome shotgun sequence genome:
caaaacaaaaatctcaagtTGCATTGAGCAACAGAATTTCCTTGTTTTATGAAATCCCCAGGGCCACCTGCCTGAGCTTTCTCTGCGTGTCTGGTGTTCACTTCTTTTCTAGGGGAGACAGCCACAGTGACTGCTCTTAAACCACccagtggccaggcgtggtggctcacgcctgtaatcccagcactttgggaggccgaggcgggtggaatcacgaggtcaagatatcgagaccatcctggtcaacatggtgaaaccccatctctccaaaaaatacaaaaaatttgctgggcatggtggttcgtgcctgtgatcccagccactcaggaggctgaggcaggaaaatcgtctGATCCCAGGAGggggaatttgcagtgagccgagattgcaccattgcactccagccaagagtgaaactctgtctcaaaaaaaaaaaaaaaaaaaaaaaaaaaccactcagtGGCCTttgcaggggttggggaggcagTTGTAGGATGAGAGCTTGTAATGAAGGCCTTCCTTTATCCAGAGTTAAGTTTGCTGAGGACCTGAATCTGCCTGAAAGCTTCGATGCACGGGAACAGTGGCCCCAGTGTCCCACCATCAAGGAGATCAGAGACCAGGGCTCCTGCGGCTCCTGCTGGGTAAGCTGCTGCTGGCTGGGGAGGGCTGGAGAGTGAGGGAGCAGCAGTCGGGAGGCATGGGGGATTCAGGGTGGGGCCCACTCTGACAAGGCAAGTTACAGAAACTTCCCAAGTCTGTTTCCATCAGTGTAAAAATCACGATTCCTCTGCACATGAATTCTGGCAAGGGTTAGGTAGAGCGTCCTGCAGGTTGCTAGTCCATGTGTGCGGGCGGCGAAGCAGCTCCCTTCCCTGACACCTGCCCCGTCTGCAGATACCAGGTGCCCTCACTGCTACTCTGCTTGCTTCAAGAAAGCGTCCCATCAATGTCAGCGAGCTCTCTTAATTTTGtctaattgtggtaaaatacatgtaatagGAAATGTAATAatgttagcaattttttttttttttttgaggagatggagtcttgctctgtcacccagctggagtgcagtggcgggttctcagctcactgcaacctctgcctcctgagttcaattgattctcctgcctcagcctccccagtagctaagactacacacatttaccaccacacccagttaatttttgtatttttactagagatggggttttgccatgttggacaggctggtctcaaactcctgacctcaggtgctctgcccttctcggcctcccaaaatgttgggattacaagtgtgagccaccgtgcctggcatctgttttcaagtgtacagttctgtggcattaacATTGctcagccatcaccaccatctgtcCCCAGCACTCATCAGCTTGCAAGATGGAAACTGTTCCCATTAACACTCATCCCCTAGCCCCTGGTGCCCCCCACTCTACTTTGTCTCTATGACTTTGATTCCTAGGGACCTCATACACGTGGGTCACAGTGTTTTCTGGGTGAGCTGTGTTTTTTTATTGAGAACtaccaccaggcacagtggctgacgcctgtaatcccagcactttgggagactggggggggcagatcacctgaggttagtagtttgagaccagcctggccaacatggtgaaaccccgatctctattaaaaataaaaaattagctgggggtggtggcaggtgcctataatcccagcaactgcggaggctgaggcacaagagaaTGGCCTTAACCCaggagacaggggttgcagtgagtagagatcatgccactgcactccaacctgggaaacgagtgaaactccatctcaaaacaaaaacacacatgcaaaCTTAAGCCTACCCGTTTTACAAATGTCAGAAATGAACCAGGCTCCCAGGCAGAGGCTCACAGCAGTGGTCTCTTGCTTTAAAAGCTGAGttgacctggcacagtggctcatgcctctaatcccagcacttggggaggccaaggtgggcaaatcacttgagccaggagttcaagagcagtttggccaacatagcaagagcccactgctacccaaaaaaaaaaaaagctgggtttgAGCCCCAGGAGCCTCCCGTGTTGAAGTCAGCTGCCCAGAAGGTCCAAGGTGCCCGTGGGCCTTTGAGGGGACTGTTGGAGAGGGCCCAGCCTGGACGTGGCGGCCTCACCGGGTGGGGCTTGTTCCTCCAGGCCTTTGGGGCAGTAGAAGCCATTTCTGACCGCATCTGCATCCACACCAATGCACATGTCAGCGTGGAGGTGTCGGCGGAGGACCTGCTCACCTGCTGTGGGAGCATGTGTGGGGACGGGTGAGTCAGCTGCACTTCCAGAGTGGGTTTAGTGCCGGCCTCAGGGGACGGTGACTTTTTGCCTGGGACTCCTGCGAGTCAGAAGTGTTTTGGGGAGACTCTGGGAGTCCGGCAGGGGCTTGGCCTGGCTGCTGCTTCCTGGGAGGTCCAGCCAAGGCTGGCCTGCAGAGCTGTCTGAGGAGTGGCGTCCTGGCAAAACAGATGGTTTCAGAAAATGTGGTGACACGTCTGACCCCTGGTCTGGTTTGTGTCATGCTCGTTGCCTCTTCCTGCCTGGGGAAACCTTGAGGCGTTTCCTATGTGGAATTAGGATGGCGCCACATGGTGGCACTGAGCTTCCTGCTGGCTACCGGCTGTGGTTCTGCCATAGTGGTGTTCGCCCACAGCTGCAGATCAGAAATGTTTGAAGGCTTCAAAAAACGTGCCTGGGCCTCCCCCCAGCCCAGTGAATTGAGAGTCCCGGGTAGCAGTGGGTTTCTGTGAGAGCCTCAGGGAAGCTTAGTGTCTGCTGAGTTGAGAATCGCTGCATGTCCCGGAAGGGCGCTTGGAGCTGGGTCTGGTGTGACACAAGAGCCTCTGTCCCCCAGAATCTTTGTGGGCAGCAGTGGGATTGGGGTGATTCACCGCAAGCCTTGTGTATCTAGTGAGGGTCCTCTGGAGGGTTTGGGGTCTGGGAGGGCTGCTGCACTACTTGCTGGAGGTTGGGGAGGGTACAGGAATGACCTTGGGCACGTGGTTTCCACGTAGTGTTCTAGCTCATGCTTCTCAGAGCTTTCATGAGACGCTCTTTTCAGCTGTAATGGCGGCTATCCTGCCGAAGCTTGGAACTTCTGGACGAGAAAAGGCCTGGTTTCTGGTGGCCTCTATGACTCCCATGTAGGTGAGTGTGTGCCCTCGGCCCTGTCTGGCTAGCTGGATTGTTCACACAGTGAATTATAGCTTTATTTGCTTTCATAAAGTGGATGTTGAGACAGGGCCGGGTAAAGGTGCACGCAGGCCTCTGTGGCAGGGGCTGCAGGCACCTGGCTGGCCTTGCCAGGCCCGGTGGGGCTTCTTGGTGGGGGTTGTTGGCTGACTCTGCTTTCTCTGGGTCCCCTTAGGGTGCAGACCCTACTCCATCCCTCCCTGTGAGCACCACGTCAACGGCTCCCGGCCCCCATGCACGGGGGAGGGCGACACCCCCAAGTGTAGCAAGAGCTGCGAGCCTGGCTACAGCCCAACCTACAAGCAGGACAAGCACTACGGTAAGGGGCGGGAACAGCCTGGGAGCCGCTGCGGGGAAGAGGGCAGGGCCCAAGAGCCCTAGGATGGAGACGGCAGCGGGGGTGATTCAGCAGCACACAGTGCACCTTCTGCCTGATCCACTGTGAACTCAGCCTCCACCCTCCCAACCTGGAAGGGACCAAAGCTGTCATTTTATAAGAGAAGGCATGTCCTGGAGTCCTGGGTACCTTGGCCTGTTCTGGGGCCTCGTGCTCACggctcccctcttcctcctgagcTTCCAGCCTTAGCCTCTTCCTTACTTCCTCTGGGGAGCCTGCAATGAACCCCCTGGGTGGGCAGGTCCCTTTGATGCAGTCTTCCCCTAGAGGCCCCCCAGGAATCAGTGAGTGGCGCGGCAGGAGGCACTGTCACTGCGCTCCCCAACCCCTGGCTCGGTCCATTTTCCAGGATACGATTCCTACAGCGTCTCAAACAATGAGAGGGACATCATGGCCGAGATCTACAAAAACGGCCCTGTGGAGGGAGCCTTCTCTGTGTACGCAGACTTCCTGCTGTACAAGTCAGGTGCGTGCTGATGTCCGACAGCAGCGGTgggtgggggtcaggggaggTGGGTTCAGGTAGGCCAGTAGGACTTGATCGGGGCAGGCAggtgaggggctggggagagggctgTGTGGGGCCCTTACAATTCTGTCTACCTTCTGTGCCACTTGCCTTTCATCTGTGTTGTGCACAGAGAATTCTGGAGGCATCTTGGCTAGTTCTTTCCCATCCCTTAGGAGCCAGCTCACATGTCTTCTCTGTGGAGGTGTCCCCTCGCTGGCGGCTGGCCACACCTGCCCTTGCCGTCATGGCGTTCCATTCTTTCCCAGCATGTTCTCCTTATAAGGGCAGGTCTTCCTTGTCTGCACTGGGTGACACACTTTATTCATCTGTGTCTTTGCAAAGGTGTAGATCATGTGTCACCCTCGTGCATGAACACACAGGGAGGACCTTGCCCTGGGCAGTGCCATAGGGACTCGAACGAAGGAAACTGGATAGTCTTTACCCCCAAGTACTGTCTTAGAAATCTCTCCTccagtaggctgggcacggtgggtcgtgcctgtaaccccacactttgggtggctgagatgggcagatcatgaggtcgtgagatcaagaccatcccggccaacatggtgaaaccccatctctactaaaatacaaaaaatgagctaggcatggtggtgtgcacctgtagtcccagctagtcactactcaggtggctaaggctggggaattgcttgaacccaggaggcggaggttacagtgaactgaaatcaggccactgcaccccagcctgggcaacagagcaggactccatctcaaacaaatatCTTGCTGCAGAAGCAGTCTTTGCTGAGTCTCATTAATATTTTGCTAGATTGGAAACTCCAGAGCTCTCAGCTCTTATAAAACAGTTTGACAAAGGAAAATGATtctggcaagaaaaaaatgactaaagaTGGTGGTTCTTAGCACAGTCCTCGCCCATATTGTTAAAAAATGCGTTTCTATTTGACAGTGATTTCCCTGCTGGGGCGAACCTGGTTGGGCAGCGCTGAGCATCTTAGCTGGCCTCTTTCCCATCTAATATTGGCCACCACCAGccctcccttttctcctctgtcacCTCTCCAGGGTGTACCCAGAGCAGCTATTTTAAAACTTagcgcccaggctggggtgcagtggtatgatctcagctcattgcaacctctgcctcttgagtagctgggactacaggtgggcaccaccatgcccagctaatttttgatttttagtagagacagcgtttcaccatgttggtcaggctggtctagaactcctgatccacccgcctcagcctcccaaagtgctgggattacaggcatgaccctcTGCACCCGGCCTTAAAACTCTTTAAGCCATGTAACCCTTTTGACAAGCCCTTAGTTTCTCCTGCCCGGAGGGGTGCTGTGGGGCACGGGGCAGTGGCCGGGTCTCACTTCTGACCGGTTCTTCCCAACTCAGGAGTATACCAGCATGTCACTGGCGAGATGATGGGCGGCCACGCCATCCGCATCCTGGGCTGGGGCGTGGAGAATGGCACGCCCTACTGGCTGGTTGGCAACTCCTGGAACACTGACTGGGGTGACAACGGTGAGTGGTGGGGAACTGGGAGCCACACGCAGTGGCCATCTTGGCTTTCTCTGTTCTACCTGCTGCACAGCCTCAAACTGTGGACCTAGGCCAGGCTGTGAGCTCCTTCTAAATGCCAGAGGCCAGGATGGGAAGGGTGATGCGGGCGGAGGTGTGCCCCATGGTGTGAGGGCCGCGCTACTGAGCAAACAGCAGGAGCTGTCGGGGGTTAGAGACTTACTCCCAGCTTTTTTAGGGATGAGTCTGAATATACCGACCCttgtcacattttaaaagcacCTTTTTTTATTCCCAGGCTTCTTTAAAATCCTCAGAGGACAGGATCACTGTGGAATCGAATCAGAAGTGGTGGCTGGAATTCCACGCACCGATCAGTACTGGAGAAATATCTAATCTGCTGTGGTCCTGTCCTGGGGTAGTTTTCCCTGCACAGAGTCAGGGATGGGGGTAGAAATGTCTTAATCTTTGCGTCCCTGTAAGATACAGGGCCTAAAGAACTGGACTGGCCAAACCTCATATCAACCATCAGAGCTGTTTTCCAAGGAGACTCCCGGCTACCTCCGAGCCTGCTCAGTGGACTGATGGCTGCAGTGTAGACAGTTAAGCCACGTGAGCCACTGCTGCCAGCACGGAGCTCCTTTCCCCATGACTAGTGCTGTAGGGAGTGCCTGCTGCCCCATCCCTGATCCATCCATCTCCAGGAGCAAGACGGAGGCTCAGGAATAGAAAGCAGAGTTCCTATCAGGATTCAAGTTCCCCCCTCAGCAGTACCTCTAAGCAAGTAGCTTTCTACATTTGCTCCAAGATCAGAGGACAGATGGTGTTTGGAGCCCTGTGGAGAAGCCACATTCTCCCAGGGCCCCTGCATCTGTCGAGGTTTGCAGTGTCAGAAACTCTGATCTTGGCCTCAGCATGAttcttttttaatagttttctttttcgtGCACACTGCTGGTCACGCGGATAAAGGAGTGCAACAGTGGGAGGCCGTGCTAGTTTACAGATTGCCTCCTAACAGCATGGCTCAGAACGAAACCTAGTGGCTGTGACTTGCTTCCGACCCTGATCTCTACTACCACCATGAAACTAGTGTAGGAGAAACCAGCTtttactgtttttcaaaaattcCTGCTTCACGCTGTCAAGTTAAGGAATGCCTGTGCCAATAAAAGGTTTGTCCTTCAACTCAAAGTCGGCTCTGATGGCATCTCAGAGGTCATTTGTCACTGCCATCCTCAGCCCTGCAGAGAATCACACCCAGGGACTGCATGCCCTCAGGATTCTTGGGACCTCAGCTTAACTTCCCACTGCATCCCCATCAACCATCTGTGTAAGTCCTTGATGAGCTTGCCCTTAAGAACTAACTACAGagctgtggtggtggttttttttttttttttgagacagaatctcactttgtcatcggcgatggagtgcagtggtgcaaattcAGCTAACTGAAACCTGCACCGCCTAGGTtctagctattctcctgcttcaaactcccgagtagctgggattacaggtacccaccaccatgccaaactaatttttatatttttaagtatatacaaggtttgaccatgttggccaggccaatttcaaactcctggcctcaagctggtccacccatctcagcttcccaaagtgctgggattacagggtgagccaccgtgcctggcctctatttTTTATTAGCCACAAATCCAGCAGTGACCTGAGAATTCTCATGAAACAGGCCTGGTATCTTGGTGATCTCACATAACCAAGATGCCATCCCGTGGAGGGCCACATCCCCCAGATGCCTTCCAGAGGGGCCGAGTCAGCCTGTACACAGTATTTTGAATCTGTATGCCACTGGTTTGCATTGCTGGTCAAGAAGTCTCGTGCTCTGCATAGGCCTGGTTTAGAATCGTTTTACACCAGTTCTTGCAAGAGTAGAGGAATCTCGAAGAACCAGCGGTCACTCTACTGTCCTGTCAAGATACACCTCAGTATCACCCTTCCCTACTGAGGCTGGATGGGGCTAGCTCTTTCCAAAAGCATTCAAGTTTTGCTTCTGATGTGACCCAGAAGTTAGGAATCAGAAGCTCAATCAAATAAGCTCTGAAACTCTGAGAAACATTGCAGGGAACAGTTGTGAGGCCCATCACGGCACTTGAGAGATGCTTAACAAGGGTTACCAGAGCCGCAGATTCATAACCGCTTATTCTTCCAGCTTCTCCTAGAATATATTCATAACCTCAATAAAGTTCTACCTGCTCCCAGATTGGGTTGAATCATTCCACTCACACTGCCTCCCTCACCTCCATCGAGTACGCACCTGCAACTCCATCCCTGCCTGGAGCTAGTGAAGTGACAGAAGGAACTGTGGGGCATTTCAACCTCAGCTTAGGGCTGTCAGAAAAACCTGCCTTGCAGTGTCTGTCTGGGACACAGCTCAGTGCTTCAGTACACCTCAGATTACCCCAGTAACATGACAGGTGGAGGTAACAATACCTTTTCAGTGTTTACCCATAGAAAGGCTGCTTTGACACACTCCAGAATGGAAATCGAAGTATAGATAGGCAATccaagtctcactgtgtcacccaggctggagtgcagtggcgcagttttggctcactgcaacctctgcctcctgagttcaggcgatcctcctgcatagctggcacctgccaccacacctggctaaattttgtatttttagtagagacggggttttgccatgttagccaggctggtcttgaattcctgatttcaagtgatccacctgcctctgcctcccaaagtgctaggattataggctcatGCCTGTTTTTTCAAGGAAAACAATAATTTGCCCCCTTGCATGTGCCTCAGAGAGCCATACTCAAGTGGTCCACGGAGCAGGAACATGGCCATCATGTAAGAGCCTATTAGAAATGCTGAGcgtgggccgggagcggtggctcaggcctgtatatgatcctagcactctgggaggcggaggcaggtggatcacctgaggtcaggaattggagaccagcctggccaacatggtgaaaccacatctctattaaacatacgaaaaaaaaattagccgggcatggtggcccgtgcccgtaatcccagctactcaggaggctgaagcagaatcgcttgaacctgggaggtggaggctgcagtgagctgagttcacgcaactgcactccagcctacatgatgagagtgagactcaatctcaaacaAAATGCTGAGTGTGAGAACACCAGACCTCTGAACCAGCATTTGCGTCTCGCAAGACCCCAGGTGATTCCTAAGTACATTCAAGCCCAGAAGCCCTTTCTAACTGCTCCCTGATTAGGAGGCTGTCAGATTTTAGGAATCCAAGCTCTTGGTCACCCCACCAGATCTACTGTATCCAAATCTGGTCCCAGCAATCAGGCAATTCTGATAAAAAACCTGAAAACCACAGCCTTAACTACTTCTGAACTGCCAGTAGCAACCGAGAATGCTTGTTAGCATGCCTGACTCGCCCTCTTCCTCCTAGTCATACCCTTGAGCCCCTGGGAAatggctcataggtggaagaggGGCACTTCCTCGTACTCACCCACAGGGATCCGGGAGTTCCCATGTGCAGACGTCAAGCTCATACTCCCAACCGATGTAATTGTTTACGCTCCTAGATTCAGATGAGTCAGAGGCTCCTCAAAATATTCTACCATTAGGTAGGATCCAAATAGACTGTATGCCAGACGTACTATAGAATGATAATAGAAGTGGGAGTAGAGGGTAGGGTTACTAGATCTAGCAAACAAATACAAGACGCCCAGTTACTTTTGAATTTTCAGATATGCAAGGGTTTTGGGGTTTGTTGTTTTTGATACagtcattctgtcacctaggcatgatcttggcttactgcagcctctgcctcaagggttcaagcgattctcatgccttagcctcccgagttgctggggctacagacatgtgccaagcccggctagtttctgtatttttcataaagatggagtttcgccatgttgatcagggtggtctcgaactcttgacttcaggtgatccacctgcttggcatcataaagcgctgggattataggtgtgagtcacagtgcccagGCATGCAAGCAATTTTTTTAGTCTAAatatgtcccatgcaatatttggagTATAATTCTAAAAAAGATTtttctgggtgctgtggctcacacctataattccagcactttgggaggccaaggtgggcagatcacctgaggtcaggcgtttgagaccagcctgaccaacatggcaaaaccccatctctactaaaaatacaaaaattagccgggcatggcagcatgtgcatataatcccagctactctggaggctgaggcaggagaatcacttgaacctgggaggcagaggttgcagtgagctgagattgcaccactgcacaatagcctgggcaacagagtgatactccgtcttgaaaaaatgtttatctgaaattcaagctTAACTGAGCATCCtgtgttttgtttatatatatataatgatagttggtattttatttttatactgagacagggtcttattctgttgtccaggctagagtgcaatggcacaaacacagctcactgtagcctcaacctcctgggctcaagtgatcctcctgcctcagcccccacaccctccaagtagctgggatcacaagtgtcaGGCAACATGCCCAGCATCCCATATTTTATCTGGAAACCTTAGTAGAGACGAtacttaaaaggaaaacaagctTTCAAAGAGCTTCAGAATGGAATCAGAGCGAATACCTTTTACACGTCAGTGATGGCAGAAAAGGTACCGAGCTTTATAGATAGAAGAAACCTAAGATCACCCAAACCACACAGCTCAGGAAGTGGTCACACAGGTGATGACCAAGCAGTCAGGAGAGAAGCGTCCCACAGGCCCCGCTCAGACCAAAGCTCTTTCCAGCAGGTTGTCTTACGTGAACCTTAGCAGAACAATCTTAGATTTCAACACACAGATTTGTAACAACCTGCCTTGAAATCTCGAACCAAGTTTTGAGGCTGAAATTTCTTGGAAAATACTGTTAAGTCTAGCTCAGCTGTCTCAACCTTTTCGGCACCAGGGACGGGTTTCATAAAGAATTTTCCCACGACGGAGGGAATGGTTCTGGGATGAAACTGCCACTTcaggtcatcaggcattagattctcataaggaacatgcaacctagatccctcacgtgCGCAGTCACACGTATGAGAATTAATGCCGAGTGGAGCTCAGGGAGCCGTGTTCACTCACCTGCCACTTACCTCCTGCCGCGATGCGCAGTTGCTGACAGCCCACTGAACAGTAGGAGTAGTACCCGTCCCAGGCCTGGGGATTGGGGACCGCTGGTCTGGCTGTATTCCACGTGGCAAGTTATCTTGGCTGATGACAAATATGTCCAGGGCTAAGCCTCAGATGAACCAATTAACTGACGTCTCCCTGGGCCCAAACTAATTTTGGTATTAGTGGTCACAGGAAGAAAGTGTGTTTACAACAATGTAAATCCAACGTTACAAACTGGATGATGAAGCCAGCATCCACGACGGGCTGCAGAAGAGCAGACTATACACTACAAGCACCTGTAGCATTAATGGCTTCTAGAAGGTGCTGAATGCCATAGTGCACTGATTCTCAACCCGAGGGTCCACAGCCCTCCTTTCCATGCTGAGCACCTCAGTGACAGCACATCACAGGCTCTGCCACAATGGGGTAGAGGGGAAGATCAAACCCTAAGCAGCAGAAGTACCATTCTGCTCCCAAGCCAATCACCTGAAGACAGCTTCTGCCCGTCCTGAgacttgaataattttaaaaaagaaaagctgctgCAGGGGAAATAAACCTTAAAATTTCTTTgaaacagtctccctctgtcatccagtgtggagtgcaatggcacgatcttggctcactgcaacctccacctcccagaatcaagcaattcccctgcctcagccccgagtagctgggtttataggcgtttatagtcccaccatgcccagctaatttttgtacttttagtagagacaggatttcaccatgctagccaggctggtctcaaactcctggcctcaaatgatccacctgccttggtctcccaaaggtctcccaaagtgctgggattataggcgtgagccaccgcacccacctaatttttgtattttttcagcagagatgaggtttcgccatgttggccaggctggtctcgagctgctgacctcaagtgatctgcctgccttgcgctcccaaagtgttgggattagatgcatgagccaccacgctgggccacCAACTCCATTCTTGAGCTCCATCTTTCCCACAAGCAGGCAGGCTTTCAAGTGAACTGTACTTGACAAATGCAGAGcaattacattatttattataaaaatctcaaaaatgtcCACCTTTGCTGGAGGCCAATCTTGTAAAATGGGGTCAAAGGCAATCCTGCTGTTTCTCTCTCAAAACTAAA
Encoded proteins:
- the CTSB gene encoding cathepsin B translates to MWRLWASLCCLLALADAWQRPSFHPLSDELVNYVNKQNTTWQAGHNFYNVDLSYLKRLCGTFLGGPKPPQRVKFAEDLNLPESFDAREQWPQCPTIKEIRDQGSCGSCWAFGAVEAISDRICIHTNAHVSVEVSAEDLLTCCGSMCGDGCNGGYPAEAWNFWTRKGLVSGGLYDSHVGCRPYSIPPCEHHVNGSRPPCTGEGDTPKCSKSCEPGYSPTYKQDKHYGYDSYSVSNNERDIMAEIYKNGPVEGAFSVYADFLLYKSGVYQHVTGEMMGGHAIRILGWGVENGTPYWLVGNSWNTDWGDNGFFKILRGQDHCGIESEVVAGIPRTDQYWRNI